A single region of the Solwaraspora sp. WMMD406 genome encodes:
- a CDS encoding IS110 family transposase translates to MHDGFGVFIGLDVGKEGHHAVALNRDGKRLHDATLPNTETGLRKLFDKLARHGQILAVVDQPASIGALPVAVARACGHQVAYLPGLVMRRLADLHPGTAKTDARDAYVIADAARTLPHTLRRVDTGDDALAELEVMVGYDDDLAGEVTRVANRIRGLLTQIHPPLERVLGPKLQHPAVLEAISRCGGPTGIRKAGRAKLTEIVKARAPRMGARLVDQIFTALDAQTVVVPGTTAAETVLPRLADNLRDLLRQRDQVAEQVEGMLDAHPLAPVLTSMPGIGVRTAARILLEVGDGTSFPTPGHLAAYAGLAPVTRRSGTSIRGEHPPKGGNKQLKRAFFLSAFAALADPLSRAYYDRKRAEGKKHNAALICLARRRVDVLHAMLRTQRPYQPKPADEPRLAA, encoded by the coding sequence GTGCACGACGGGTTCGGCGTCTTCATCGGACTCGACGTCGGCAAGGAAGGACACCACGCGGTCGCGTTGAACCGCGACGGCAAGCGGCTGCACGACGCGACGCTGCCCAACACCGAAACCGGGCTGCGGAAACTGTTCGACAAACTCGCCCGGCACGGCCAGATCCTGGCCGTGGTCGACCAGCCCGCCTCGATCGGCGCGCTGCCCGTCGCGGTCGCCCGCGCCTGCGGCCACCAGGTCGCCTACCTGCCCGGTCTGGTCATGCGCCGCCTGGCCGACCTGCACCCCGGCACCGCGAAGACCGACGCCCGCGACGCCTACGTCATCGCCGACGCCGCCCGCACCCTGCCCCACACCCTGCGCCGGGTCGACACCGGCGACGACGCCCTGGCCGAGCTGGAGGTGATGGTCGGCTACGACGACGACCTCGCCGGCGAGGTCACCCGCGTCGCCAACCGCATCCGGGGCCTGCTCACCCAGATCCACCCACCCCTGGAACGCGTCCTCGGCCCGAAACTGCAGCACCCCGCCGTCCTGGAAGCCATCTCGCGGTGCGGCGGACCCACCGGCATCCGCAAGGCAGGCCGGGCGAAACTCACCGAGATCGTCAAGGCCCGCGCGCCACGCATGGGCGCCCGCCTGGTCGACCAGATCTTCACCGCGCTCGACGCGCAGACCGTCGTGGTTCCCGGCACCACCGCCGCCGAGACCGTCCTTCCCCGACTCGCCGACAACCTGCGTGACCTGCTGCGCCAACGCGACCAGGTCGCCGAACAGGTCGAAGGGATGCTTGATGCGCACCCTCTTGCCCCGGTCCTGACCTCGATGCCCGGCATCGGCGTCAGGACCGCGGCCCGCATCCTGCTCGAAGTCGGCGACGGCACCTCGTTCCCCACCCCCGGCCACCTGGCCGCCTACGCCGGCCTGGCCCCGGTCACCCGCCGCTCCGGCACCAGCATCCGTGGCGAACACCCACCCAAGGGCGGCAACAAGCAGCTGAAACGCGCGTTCTTCCTGTCCGCGTTCGCCGCTCTCGCCGACCCGCTCAGCCGCGCCTACTACGACCGCAAACGCGCTGAGGGCAAGAAACACAACGCCGCCCTCATCTGCCTCGCCCGCCGCCGCGTCGACGTCCTCCACGCCATGCTCCGCACCCAACGGCCATACCAGCCCAAACCGGCGGACGAACCCCGCCTCGCTGCTTGA
- a CDS encoding aminotransferase class III-fold pyridoxal phosphate-dependent enzyme gives MQHRTSRQHVVDMCRTMLARGYLKATEGNVSVRVPGHRLYAVTPSNYDYDKMRVEDICLVDFDGTHVPDDAGTALAPSIEAGMHANIYRQRPDVNAVVHTHQPYASALAFLRTPIPALTDEQVRFLGREVAIVDYAPSGTGWLARNVQKKVASGDNAFIIANHGVVALGTDPDRAVFNMALLEKVSIAYLMALTSEAGKVYTIPTAIREIAFTKLRADEKRIGAQITDAVPPVRVPADEQLPSADALAAQIAAAGQQRHETAAADTTTAETPGGESARLGYAISAYLDVDDTMRRLKALVAQPLRGLRHDALLDVLGYFDDRCRASKEVTDRAKRRIPGGVQHNLAFNYPFPLTIDKADGAYLTDRDGNTYIDFLQAGGPTILGSNYGPVNDQVAEVIRESGPVTGLFHEYELKLAEIIHRYLPHVEMYRSLGSGTEAVMAAVRGARAFTGKNMVIKVGGAYHGWSDTMVYGLRVPGTYRMNAKGIPFGATNSTREAFPHDLGQLRRKLIENRVRGGTAAVIVEPLGPESGTRPVPYDFNAKVRQLCDEFGALLVFDEVVTGFRLGLGGAAGYFGVTPDLTVLGKAVAGGYPMAGGVGGRADVMAVFGSGLDGRSGAHIQVGGTLSANPLSCAAGYFAIAELARTNAPVIAGRAGDRLTRGLQRLIDRYGLPYVAYNQGSIVHLECSGVMLMDMRNPIKLLKENKARKRLMEQMGAAYTAHGVITLAGSRMYTSMADTDEVIDTALDRFDQVFAQVEGV, from the coding sequence GTGCAGCATCGCACCTCCCGTCAGCACGTCGTCGACATGTGCCGGACCATGCTGGCGCGCGGCTATCTCAAGGCCACCGAGGGCAACGTCTCGGTCCGCGTTCCCGGCCACCGGCTCTACGCGGTGACGCCGAGCAACTACGACTACGACAAGATGCGGGTCGAGGACATCTGCCTGGTCGACTTCGACGGCACGCACGTCCCCGACGACGCCGGCACCGCGCTCGCCCCGTCGATCGAGGCCGGGATGCACGCCAACATCTACCGGCAGCGGCCCGACGTCAACGCGGTCGTGCACACCCACCAGCCGTACGCGTCGGCGTTGGCGTTCCTGCGTACACCGATCCCGGCGCTCACCGACGAGCAGGTCCGCTTCCTCGGCCGGGAGGTGGCGATCGTCGACTACGCCCCGTCTGGCACCGGTTGGCTGGCCCGCAACGTGCAGAAGAAGGTCGCTTCCGGCGACAACGCGTTCATCATCGCCAACCACGGGGTGGTGGCGTTGGGCACCGACCCGGACCGGGCAGTGTTCAACATGGCGCTGCTGGAGAAGGTCTCCATCGCCTATCTGATGGCGTTGACCAGCGAGGCCGGCAAGGTGTATACGATCCCGACGGCGATCCGGGAGATCGCCTTCACCAAGTTGCGGGCCGACGAGAAACGGATCGGCGCGCAGATCACCGACGCCGTGCCGCCGGTACGGGTACCGGCCGACGAACAGCTGCCGAGCGCCGACGCACTGGCCGCCCAGATCGCCGCCGCCGGCCAACAGCGGCACGAGACGGCGGCCGCCGACACGACGACCGCCGAGACACCGGGCGGCGAATCGGCCCGACTCGGGTACGCGATCAGTGCGTATCTCGACGTGGACGACACGATGCGCCGGCTCAAGGCGCTGGTCGCCCAGCCGCTGCGCGGACTGCGGCACGACGCGCTGCTCGACGTCCTAGGCTACTTCGACGACCGGTGCCGGGCCAGCAAGGAGGTCACCGACCGGGCGAAACGCCGCATCCCCGGCGGGGTGCAGCACAACCTGGCGTTCAACTATCCGTTCCCGCTCACCATCGACAAAGCCGACGGGGCCTACCTGACCGACCGCGACGGCAACACCTACATCGACTTCCTGCAGGCCGGCGGCCCGACGATCCTCGGCAGCAACTACGGCCCGGTCAACGACCAGGTGGCCGAGGTGATCCGCGAATCCGGCCCGGTCACCGGACTGTTCCACGAGTACGAACTCAAGCTGGCCGAGATCATCCACCGCTACCTGCCGCACGTCGAGATGTACCGGTCGCTGGGCTCCGGCACCGAGGCGGTGATGGCCGCCGTACGCGGGGCGCGGGCGTTCACCGGCAAGAACATGGTGATCAAGGTCGGCGGCGCCTATCACGGCTGGTCCGACACCATGGTGTACGGCCTGCGGGTGCCCGGGACCTACCGGATGAACGCCAAGGGCATCCCGTTCGGCGCCACCAACAGCACCCGCGAGGCGTTTCCGCACGACCTGGGCCAGCTGCGCCGCAAGCTGATCGAGAACCGGGTCCGGGGCGGTACGGCGGCGGTGATCGTCGAACCGCTCGGCCCGGAGTCCGGCACCCGGCCGGTCCCCTACGACTTCAACGCCAAGGTCCGCCAGCTGTGCGACGAGTTCGGCGCGCTGCTGGTCTTCGACGAGGTGGTGACCGGCTTCCGGCTCGGCCTGGGCGGGGCCGCCGGCTATTTCGGCGTCACCCCGGATCTGACGGTGCTCGGCAAGGCGGTCGCCGGCGGCTACCCGATGGCCGGCGGGGTGGGCGGCCGGGCCGACGTGATGGCGGTGTTCGGTTCCGGGCTGGACGGCCGCAGCGGCGCGCACATCCAGGTCGGCGGCACCCTGTCGGCCAACCCGCTGTCCTGCGCGGCCGGGTACTTCGCGATCGCCGAGCTGGCCCGGACCAACGCGCCGGTGATCGCCGGGCGCGCCGGTGACCGGCTGACCCGGGGGCTGCAACGGCTGATCGACCGGTACGGTCTGCCGTACGTGGCCTACAACCAGGGATCCATCGTCCACCTGGAGTGCAGCGGGGTGATGCTGATGGACATGCGCAACCCGATCAAGCTGCTCAAGGAGAACAAGGCCCGCAAGCGGCTGATGGAGCAGATGGGCGCGGCGTACACCGCGCACGGGGTGATCACCCTGGCCGGCTCCCGGATGTACACGTCGATGGCCGACACCGACGAGGTGATCGACACCGCCCTGGACCGGTTCGACCAGGTGTTCGCGCAGGTCGAGGGAGTCTGA
- a CDS encoding response regulator transcription factor, whose product MTMANAQSRVELRRPDGSPLRVLVVDDEPALAELLTMALRYEGWDVRGVGDGTAAVRTAREFRPDAVVLDIMLPDVDGLEVLRRLRSDAPELPVLFLTAKDAVEDRVVGLTAGGDDYVTKPFSLEEVVARLRGLMRRAARTGPQSDAVLTVGDLTLDEESHEVRRAGDLITLTATEFELLRYLMRNPRRVLSKAQILDRVWNYDFGGQANVVELYISYLRKKLDAGRPPMIHTMRGVGYVLKPAD is encoded by the coding sequence ATGACGATGGCGAACGCCCAGTCCCGCGTCGAGCTGCGCCGCCCCGACGGCAGTCCGCTGCGGGTCCTGGTGGTGGACGACGAACCCGCCCTGGCCGAACTACTGACCATGGCGCTGCGCTACGAAGGCTGGGATGTGCGTGGCGTCGGCGACGGCACGGCCGCCGTCCGTACCGCCCGCGAGTTCCGCCCCGACGCCGTCGTCCTGGACATCATGCTGCCCGACGTCGACGGCCTGGAGGTGCTCCGGCGGCTGCGCTCCGACGCGCCGGAACTGCCGGTGCTGTTCCTCACCGCCAAGGACGCGGTGGAGGACCGGGTCGTCGGACTGACCGCCGGCGGCGACGACTACGTCACCAAACCGTTCAGCCTGGAGGAGGTCGTGGCCCGGCTGCGCGGGCTGATGCGCCGGGCCGCGCGGACCGGCCCGCAGTCCGACGCGGTCCTGACCGTCGGCGATCTCACCCTCGACGAGGAGAGCCACGAGGTACGCCGGGCCGGTGACCTGATCACCCTCACCGCCACCGAATTCGAGCTGCTGCGTTATCTGATGCGCAACCCGCGCCGGGTGCTGAGCAAGGCGCAGATCCTGGACCGGGTGTGGAACTACGACTTCGGCGGGCAGGCGAACGTCGTCGAGCTGTACATCTCGTACCTGCGCAAGAAGCTCGACGCCGGCCGCCCACCGATGATCCACACCATGCGCGGCGTCGGTTATGTCCTCAAACCCGCCGACTGA
- a CDS encoding DUF397 domain-containing protein — translation MTQPAWRKSSRSNGSTSNCVEVADNLPGRVLVRDTKDRSGGTLTFAPSAWRSFVEAAK, via the coding sequence ATGACTCAACCAGCGTGGCGCAAGTCCAGCCGGAGCAACGGCTCGACCAGCAACTGTGTCGAGGTGGCCGACAACCTGCCGGGCCGGGTGTTGGTCCGGGACACCAAGGACCGTAGCGGCGGCACTCTGACCTTCGCCCCGTCCGCGTGGCGTTCGTTCGTCGAGGCGGCAAAGTAG
- a CDS encoding HAMP domain-containing sensor histidine kinase: MLTLLAAACLVVGATTAITLHDALYGRIDAQLDAAATRAPRGFDPFLPAYPTLPQPPTGGAGVDCDPYRDPGFPSGQVIGTLAARICGAEVSVRVLLDQGEDQPDLSAFDRALRAVPVAGGPRTLDLGELGDYRVVAQRLPDGAVLVTGLPLADTQATLYLVVGTVALVTVTVLLLVGIAGTALVRRELRPLSAMAATAGRVSELRLDRGEVVLPDRVDVADTDPGTEVGRVGAALNRMLDHVGHALAARHASETQVRQFVADASHELRTPLAAIRGYAELSRRSGLAAPPELAHVLRRVESEAQRMTLLVEDLLLLARLDAGRPLERQPIDLTMLVVDAVSDAHVTSPDHDWRLDLPPEPVTVVGDPARLQQVLVNLLANAHTHTPEGTTVTVAVAVEPGTVVLRIVDTGPGIPAELLPHVFERFARGDSSRSRAAGSTGLGLAIVHAVVTAHGGTVTVDSVPGRTEFTVRLPGPPTSEPAADR, from the coding sequence ATGCTCACCCTGCTCGCCGCCGCCTGCCTGGTGGTCGGGGCCACCACCGCGATCACCCTGCACGACGCCCTGTACGGGCGGATCGACGCCCAACTCGACGCCGCCGCGACCCGGGCACCCCGTGGCTTCGACCCGTTCCTCCCGGCATATCCGACGCTCCCGCAGCCGCCGACCGGCGGGGCCGGTGTCGACTGTGATCCGTACCGGGATCCGGGCTTTCCCTCCGGCCAGGTGATCGGCACCCTCGCGGCCCGGATCTGCGGTGCCGAGGTCAGCGTACGGGTGCTGCTCGACCAGGGGGAGGACCAGCCGGACCTGAGCGCCTTCGACAGGGCGCTGCGCGCCGTACCGGTGGCTGGCGGACCCCGGACCCTCGACCTGGGTGAGCTGGGCGACTACCGGGTGGTCGCGCAGCGTCTGCCCGATGGTGCGGTCCTCGTCACCGGCCTGCCGCTGGCCGACACCCAGGCCACTCTCTATCTCGTCGTCGGCACCGTCGCGCTGGTGACGGTCACGGTGCTGCTGCTGGTCGGGATCGCCGGCACCGCGCTGGTCCGCCGCGAGTTGCGTCCGTTGTCGGCGATGGCCGCCACCGCCGGCCGGGTCTCGGAGCTGCGGCTGGACCGGGGCGAGGTGGTGCTGCCGGACCGGGTCGACGTCGCCGACACCGATCCCGGCACCGAGGTCGGCCGGGTCGGCGCGGCGCTCAACCGGATGCTGGACCACGTCGGCCACGCCCTCGCCGCCCGGCACGCCAGCGAGACCCAGGTACGCCAGTTCGTCGCCGACGCCAGCCACGAGCTGCGCACCCCGCTCGCGGCGATTCGCGGGTACGCCGAACTCAGCCGGCGCAGTGGCCTGGCCGCGCCGCCGGAGCTCGCCCACGTGCTGCGACGGGTCGAGTCCGAGGCGCAGCGGATGACCCTGCTGGTGGAGGATCTGCTGTTGCTGGCCCGCCTCGACGCCGGCCGGCCGCTGGAGCGGCAGCCGATCGACCTGACCATGCTGGTGGTCGACGCGGTCAGCGACGCGCACGTCACCAGCCCGGACCACGACTGGCGGCTCGACCTGCCGCCCGAGCCGGTGACCGTGGTCGGTGACCCGGCCCGGCTGCAGCAGGTGTTGGTCAACCTGCTGGCCAACGCGCATACCCACACCCCGGAAGGCACCACCGTCACGGTCGCCGTGGCCGTGGAGCCGGGAACCGTCGTGTTGCGGATCGTCGACACCGGACCGGGCATCCCGGCCGAGTTGCTGCCGCACGTGTTCGAACGGTTCGCCCGGGGTGACAGCTCCCGGTCGAGGGCGGCCGGCAGCACCGGACTCGGGCTGGCCATCGTGCACGCGGTGGTGACGGCGCACGGCGGTACGGTCACGGTCGACAGCGTGCCGGGTCGGACCGAGTTCACCGTACGGCTGCCCGGGCCGCCGACGTCGGAGCCGGCCGCCGACCGCTGA
- a CDS encoding IS110 family transposase: protein MAVYCGIDWSERHHDIALVDEHGRLVAKGRIGDDVDGFTTLVEMLAAAGDSAEEPIPVAIETPRGLLVAALRVSGRRVYSINPMAVARYRERHSVSRKKSDHADAVVLANILRTDAHAHRPLPHDSELVQAVAVLARAHQDATWRRTRASNELRSLLREYFPTFLAAFNGRKGNLTSADARAVLAAASTPAAAAKLSTTRIAAALRRGGRRRGVEDLAAELQQALRRPQLRQPDVVEEAMGIQALALLATLNVECASVDSLAEAASEAFRQHPDHAIVTSFPGLADVTGARVLAEIGDDRARFADARALKAYAGAAPVTRASGRSISITHRKVKNDRLAAAGYLWAFVAATHAEPAKQHYQRRRDHGDRHPAALRHLFNRLLGCLHHCLATGQLYHPGKAFPTIGMPAPAAAQ from the coding sequence TTGGCGGTGTACTGCGGCATCGACTGGTCAGAACGGCATCACGATATTGCCCTGGTCGACGAGCACGGTCGCCTGGTTGCCAAGGGTCGCATCGGCGACGACGTGGACGGATTCACCACGCTGGTCGAGATGCTGGCCGCCGCCGGTGACAGCGCCGAGGAGCCGATCCCGGTGGCGATCGAGACCCCGCGTGGCCTGCTGGTCGCGGCGCTGCGCGTAAGTGGGCGGCGGGTGTACTCGATCAACCCGATGGCGGTGGCCCGCTACCGGGAGCGGCACTCGGTGTCACGCAAGAAGTCCGACCACGCCGACGCGGTGGTGCTGGCCAACATCCTGCGCACCGACGCCCACGCTCACCGGCCGCTGCCGCACGACAGCGAACTGGTTCAGGCGGTCGCGGTGCTGGCCCGGGCCCACCAGGACGCCACCTGGCGGCGAACCCGGGCCTCGAACGAGCTGCGGTCACTGCTGCGGGAGTACTTCCCCACGTTCCTCGCCGCGTTCAACGGCAGGAAGGGCAACCTGACCAGCGCGGACGCCCGTGCGGTGCTGGCCGCCGCATCCACGCCCGCAGCTGCGGCGAAGCTGTCCACAACTCGGATCGCCGCCGCCCTACGCCGCGGCGGCCGACGGCGTGGCGTCGAGGACCTGGCCGCCGAGCTGCAGCAGGCGCTGCGCCGTCCGCAACTGCGTCAGCCGGACGTCGTGGAGGAAGCCATGGGCATCCAGGCGCTGGCACTGCTCGCGACGCTGAACGTCGAATGCGCCAGTGTTGATTCGCTTGCCGAGGCCGCCAGCGAAGCGTTCCGCCAGCACCCGGACCACGCGATCGTGACAAGCTTCCCCGGTCTGGCCGACGTGACCGGTGCCCGCGTTCTGGCCGAGATCGGCGACGACCGCGCCCGGTTCGCCGATGCCCGCGCTCTGAAGGCCTACGCCGGCGCGGCCCCGGTCACCCGCGCGTCCGGGCGCAGCATCTCCATCACCCACCGCAAGGTGAAGAACGATCGGCTCGCCGCCGCCGGATATCTGTGGGCCTTCGTCGCCGCTACCCACGCCGAACCCGCCAAACAGCACTACCAGCGCCGCCGCGACCACGGCGACCGACATCCCGCCGCACTACGCCACCTGTTCAACCGGCTCCTCGGCTGCCTGCACCACTGCCTCGCAACAGGACAGCTCTACCACCCCGGCAAGGCCTTCCCCACGATCGGCATGCCCGCACCCGCCGCTGCGCAGTGA
- a CDS encoding helix-turn-helix domain-containing protein, with translation MGAASLSSTPWHRLPADLVPAMRPRLPAVVDAVSVAVTEATPTFAAIDDDKLRRDVRTAVAVALERFLDLVGTEDPALPSPVREVFVALGAAEAREDRGPEALLAALRVAGRLMLREVCESLARVRAVDTALLVDLADAVSAYVDELAAASTDGFARQVREQAGERDRRRRQLAELLLRGGAPAAEVVAAATAVGWPQPDAVVPVVLPLEHARDARLRFAADGIVAERGRDAVLLLPAGPRTDRSVLTDALRGRGAAVGPPLGWAEVPQAVRLAELAAALVTPTAGPVFAVDHLATLAVRGEPGALAVLAAHRLAPFAGLRTSQRDALLTTLHSWLRHWGSRAAVSADLFVHPQTVSYRIRRLRELLGDDLDDPDIRFALLLVLAARHRTAPASGDSHR, from the coding sequence GTGGGTGCGGCTTCGCTCTCCTCGACCCCCTGGCACCGGTTGCCCGCCGACCTGGTGCCGGCGATGCGCCCCCGCCTGCCTGCGGTCGTCGACGCGGTCTCTGTGGCGGTGACCGAGGCGACCCCGACCTTCGCCGCGATCGACGACGACAAGCTGCGCCGTGACGTCCGTACCGCCGTCGCCGTCGCCCTGGAGCGCTTCCTCGACCTGGTCGGCACCGAGGACCCGGCGCTGCCGTCCCCGGTCCGGGAGGTCTTCGTCGCGTTGGGGGCCGCCGAGGCCCGCGAGGACCGTGGCCCGGAGGCGCTGTTGGCGGCGCTGCGGGTCGCGGGCCGGCTGATGCTACGGGAGGTCTGCGAATCGCTCGCCCGGGTCCGGGCGGTCGACACCGCGCTGCTCGTCGACCTCGCCGACGCGGTCAGCGCGTACGTCGACGAGCTGGCCGCCGCCAGCACCGACGGCTTCGCCCGGCAGGTCCGGGAGCAGGCCGGCGAGCGGGACCGCCGTCGCCGGCAGCTGGCCGAACTGCTGCTGCGGGGCGGGGCACCGGCCGCCGAGGTCGTCGCCGCCGCGACCGCCGTCGGCTGGCCCCAGCCGGACGCGGTGGTGCCGGTGGTCCTGCCGCTGGAACACGCCCGGGACGCCCGGCTGCGCTTCGCCGCCGACGGGATCGTGGCCGAACGCGGCCGCGACGCCGTCCTGCTGCTGCCGGCCGGTCCCCGTACCGACCGGTCGGTCCTCACCGACGCGCTGCGCGGGCGGGGCGCGGCGGTGGGGCCGCCGCTGGGCTGGGCCGAGGTGCCGCAGGCGGTACGCCTGGCCGAGCTGGCCGCCGCGCTCGTGACGCCCACAGCTGGTCCGGTCTTCGCCGTCGACCACCTCGCCACCCTGGCCGTACGCGGGGAGCCGGGTGCCCTGGCGGTGCTCGCCGCCCACCGGCTCGCGCCGTTCGCCGGGCTGCGCACCAGCCAACGCGACGCACTGCTGACCACCCTGCACAGCTGGCTACGGCACTGGGGCTCCCGGGCGGCGGTGTCGGCCGACCTGTTCGTCCATCCGCAGACGGTCAGCTACCGGATCCGACGCCTGCGGGAACTGCTCGGCGACGACCTGGACGATCCGGATATCCGCTTCGCACTTCTCCTGGTCCTGGCGGCCCGGCACCGCACCGCGCCGGCCAGCGGCGACTCGCACAGGTGA
- a CDS encoding class I SAM-dependent methyltransferase family protein, with protein sequence MNDGKDWYAWHSPYTDPGSPLARRLKLVQQHIAAWLDERPGEPVSVLSMCAGQGHDILTVLASRQDAVRVSATLLEYEPRNVAAARTRAIAEGLDTVTVGQADAGDLASYRQAVPADLVIMAGVLGNISDADAHTTIHALPQICAADATVIWTRTRRAPDLTPAVRRWLADAGFAEQAFTAPDDVLFSVGVHRFTGTPQPLETGKIFQFIT encoded by the coding sequence ATGAACGACGGCAAGGACTGGTACGCCTGGCACAGCCCTTACACCGACCCCGGCTCGCCCCTGGCACGCCGACTGAAGCTGGTCCAGCAGCACATCGCCGCGTGGCTCGATGAGCGACCTGGCGAACCGGTGTCCGTGCTCAGCATGTGCGCCGGCCAAGGTCACGACATTCTCACCGTGCTGGCGTCGCGCCAGGACGCCGTGCGAGTCAGCGCCACGCTGCTCGAGTACGAACCGCGCAACGTCGCCGCGGCCCGGACCCGAGCAATCGCCGAAGGCCTCGACACGGTGACCGTCGGGCAGGCCGACGCCGGTGACCTCGCCTCATACCGGCAGGCGGTGCCCGCCGACCTGGTCATCATGGCAGGCGTCCTGGGCAACATCAGCGACGCCGACGCCCACACCACCATTCACGCGCTGCCGCAGATCTGCGCTGCCGACGCCACAGTGATCTGGACCAGGACACGACGAGCACCCGACCTGACACCGGCGGTCCGAAGGTGGCTGGCCGACGCAGGGTTCGCCGAACAGGCTTTCACCGCACCCGACGACGTGCTGTTCTCCGTCGGCGTTCACCGCTTCACCGGCACCCCACAGCCGCTGGAGACCGGCAAGATCTTCCAGTTCATCACCTGA
- a CDS encoding helix-turn-helix transcriptional regulator: MSNNGVPRTLRYLRAANGGLTQEQLAQRLHVSTSLIAKFETGRQIPRPDTAKKIDDLFGSAPLIDETAAEARRTAAPDWFRPLAEVEKEALTLRQFEPNVIPGLLQTEEYARAILRSGTLTPAKADEYLAVRMARQSDVFGQDDPPVCQFIIDENGLRRGDPMILRPQLEHLAEVGTDPRVLIQVAPASAGWHPGQNGQLTLASLRDGSSVGFVDDQLAGRLVTDPELVADLEHAWQAISGVALPCDQSRDLIMKLVKEL, translated from the coding sequence GTGAGCAACAATGGTGTTCCACGAACCCTGAGATATCTTCGCGCGGCCAACGGCGGTCTGACCCAGGAACAGTTGGCACAGCGGCTGCACGTGTCGACGTCCTTGATCGCCAAGTTCGAGACGGGGCGACAGATCCCGAGGCCCGACACGGCGAAGAAGATCGACGACCTGTTCGGCAGCGCGCCGTTGATCGACGAGACGGCCGCCGAGGCCCGCCGGACCGCAGCGCCGGACTGGTTCCGGCCGCTGGCCGAGGTGGAGAAGGAAGCACTGACGCTTCGCCAGTTCGAGCCGAACGTCATCCCCGGGTTGCTGCAGACCGAGGAGTACGCGCGGGCGATCTTGCGCAGCGGCACGCTGACCCCGGCGAAGGCCGACGAATACCTGGCCGTGCGGATGGCCCGACAGTCCGACGTGTTCGGTCAGGACGACCCGCCGGTCTGCCAGTTCATCATCGACGAGAACGGCTTACGGCGCGGTGACCCGATGATCCTGCGCCCTCAGCTCGAACACCTCGCCGAGGTGGGAACCGATCCGCGCGTCCTCATCCAGGTCGCGCCGGCCAGCGCCGGGTGGCATCCCGGGCAGAACGGCCAACTGACGTTGGCGTCGTTGCGGGACGGCTCGTCGGTGGGCTTCGTCGACGACCAACTCGCCGGCCGGTTGGTGACCGACCCCGAGCTGGTTGCTGATCTTGAACATGCCTGGCAGGCTATTTCTGGCGTCGCGCTGCCTTGCGACCAGTCGAGAGACCTGATCATGAAGTTGGTGAAGGAGCTATGA
- a CDS encoding IS5 family transposase (programmed frameshift), which yields MEKYCPDALWHLARPLLPPHPERHQGGGRRRTDDRAMLAAILYVLESGCSWRKLPASFPVHWRTAHRRFAEWVEAGVMTALHRATLDVLGAAGRIDWSRVSVDSMHVRAVKRGNLTGPSPVDRGKPGSKIHAMSDRGGLPLHVGVSAANLNDHRMLEDMVDGVTPVRQPVGRPRRRPGKLHGDKGYDYPECRDLLRARGIVARIARKGVESSKRLGRHRYVIERCLEWMTRFRRLVRRYDRKASHYLGFLHLACALICYRRADRLNLLTSNNPY from the exons GTGGAGAAGTACTGCCCCGACGCGTTGTGGCACCTCGCGCGGCCGTTGCTGCCGCCGCACCCGGAAAGGCACCAGGGCGGCGGCCGGCGGCGGACCGATGACCGGGCGATGCTCGCGGCGATCCTGTACGTACTGGAGTCCGGCTGCTCGTGGCGCAAGCTGCCCGCCTCGTTCCCGGTCCACTGGCGAACCGCGCACCGCCGGTTCGCCGAATGGGTCGAGGCCGGGGTGATGACCGCCCTGCACCGGGCGACGCTCGATGTCCTCGGCGCGGCCGGGCGGATCGACTGGTCGAGGGTGAGTGTCGACAGCATGCACGTACGCGCGGTGAAAAGGGGGA ACCTGACCGGGCCCAGCCCGGTGGACCGGGGCAAGCCCGGCTCCAAGATCCACGCCATGAGCGACCGGGGCGGGTTGCCGCTGCACGTGGGTGTCTCCGCCGCGAACCTCAACGACCACCGGATGCTCGAGGACATGGTCGACGGCGTCACACCAGTGCGTCAACCGGTCGGCCGGCCGCGTCGACGACCGGGCAAACTCCACGGCGACAAGGGCTACGACTACCCCGAATGCCGCGACCTGCTGCGCGCACGCGGCATCGTCGCACGGATCGCGCGCAAGGGCGTCGAGTCGTCGAAGCGGCTGGGCCGGCACCGCTACGTCATCGAACGCTGCCTCGAGTGGATGACCCGGTTCCGACGGCTGGTCCGCCGCTACGACCGCAAGGCTTCCCACTACCTCGGATTCCTCCACCTGGCATGCGCTCTGATCTGCTACCGCCGCGCCGACCGACTCAACCTGTTGACCAGCAACAACCCCTACTGA